Part of the Mytilus galloprovincialis chromosome 14, xbMytGall1.hap1.1, whole genome shotgun sequence genome is shown below.
CCGAAGACAAACCAATTGAAAAGGTTGAAGAGACACCTGAAGAAAAATTCAGGACAGAAATAGAACTAAAACCAGAAGAAGAGGCCCCTGAAGAAATATTCAAGGAATCaatagaaattgaaaagaaaccagACTTTGAAGAGGTACAACTAGATATCACTGTTGATAAAACAATAACCGAAACTGTGACAAAGGTtacagaaactacaactgaaactGTAGAAGAGGTTGAAATTGTTGGACCTGAGGAAGAGGTCATTGTCACTGAGAGAGAAACACTTGAAATCAGTGAGAAACCAGAAGAAACAGAAGAAGTTATTGTTGAACAACCCGAAGACAAACCAATCGAAAAGGTTGAAGAGACACCTGAAGAAAAATTCAGGACAGAAATAGAACTAAAACCAGAAGAAGAGGCCCCTGAAGAAATATTCAAAGAATCaatagaaattgaaaagaaaccagACTTTGAAGAGGTACAACTAGATATCACTGTTGATAAAACAATAACCGAAACTGTGACAAAGGTtacagaaactacaactgaaactGTAGAAGAGGTTGAAATTGTTGGACCTGAGGAAGAGGTCATTGTCACTGAGAGAGAAACACTTGAAATCAGTGAGAAACCAGAAGAAACAGAAGAAGTTATTGTTGAACAACCCGAAGACAAACCAATCGAAAAGGTTGATGAGACACAAGAAGAACAATTCAAGACAGAGATAGAACTAAAACCAGAAGAAGAGGCCCCTGAAGAAATATTCAAGGAATCaatagaaattgaaaagaaaccagACTTTGAAGAGGTACAACTAGATATCACTGTTGATAAAACAATAACCGAAACTGTGACAAAGGTtacagaaactacaactgaaactGTAGAAGAGGTTGAAATTGTTGGACCTGAGGAAGAGGTCATTGTCACTGAGAGAGAAACACTTGAAATCAGTGAGAAACCAGAGGAAACAGAAGAAGTTATTGTTGAACAACCCGAAGACAAACCAATCAAAAAGGTTGAAGAGACACCTGAAGAAAAATTCAGGACAGAAATAGAACTGAAACCAGAAGAAGAGGCCCCTGAAGAAATATTCAAGGAATCaatagaaattgaaaagaaaccagACTTTGAAGAGGTACAACTAGATATCACTGTTGATAAAACAATAACCGAAACTGTGACAAAGGTtacagaaactacaactgaaactGTAGAAGAGGTTGAAATTGTTGGACCTGAGGAAGAGGTCATTGTCACTGAGAGAGAAACACTTGAAATCAGTGAGAAACCAGAAGAAACAGAAGAAGTTATTGTTGAACAACCCAAAGACAAACCAATCGAAAAGGTTGAAGAGACACCTGAAGAAAAATTCAGGACAGAAATAGAACTAAAACCAGAAGAAGAGGCCCCTGAAGAAATATTCAAGGAATCaatagaaattgaaaagaaaccagACTTTGAAGAGGTACAACTAGATATCACTGTTGATAAAACAATAACCGAAACTGTGACAAAGGTtacagaaactacaactgaaactGTAGAAGAGGTTGAAATTGTTGGACCTGAGGAAGAGGTCATTGTCACTGAGAGAGAAACACTTGAAATCAGTGAGAAACCAGAAGAAACAGAAGAAGTTATTGTTGAACAACCCGAAGACAAACCAATTGAAAAGGTTGAAGAGACACCTGAAGAAAAATTCAGGACAGAAATAGAACTAAAACCAGAAGAAGAGGCCCCTGAAGAAATATTCAAGGAATCaatagaaattgaaaagaaaccagACTTTGAAGAGGTACAACTAGATATCACTGTTGATAAAACAATAACCGAAACTGTGACAAAGGTtacagaaactacaactgaaactGTAGAAGAGGTTGAAATTGTTGGACCTGAGGAAGAGGTCATTGTCACTGAGAGAGAAACACTTGAAATCAGTGAGAAACCAGAAGAAACAGAAGAAGTTATTGTTGAACAACCCGAAGACAAACCAATCGAAAAGGTTGAAGAGACACCTGAAGAAAAATTCAGGACAGAAATAGAACTAAAACCAGAAGAAGAGGCCCCTGAAGAAATATTCAAAGAATCaatagaaattgaaaagaaaccagACTTTGAAGAGGTACAACTAGATATCACTGTTGATAAAACAATAACCGAAACTGTGACAAAGGTtacagaaactacaactgaaactGTAGAAGAGGTTGAAATTGTTGGACCTGAGGAAGAGGTCATTGTCACTGAGAGAGAAACACTTGAAATCAGTGAGAAACCAGAGGAAACAGAAGAAGTTATTGTTGAACAACCCGAAGACAAACCAATCAAAAAGGTTGAAGAGACACCTGAAGAAAAATTCAGGACAGAAATAGAACTGAAACCAGAAGAAGAGGCCCCTGAAGAAATATTCAAGGAATCaatagaaattgaaaagaaaccagACTTTGAAGAGGTACAACTAGATATCACTGTTGATAAAACAATAACCGAAACTGTGACAAAGGTtacagaaactacaactgaaactGTAGAAGAGGTTGAAATTGTTGGACCTGAGGAAGAGGTCATTGTCACTGAGAGAGAAACACTTGAAATCAGTGAGAAACCAGAAGAAACAGAAGAAGTTATTGTTGAACAACCCGAAGACAAACCAATCGAAAAGGTTGAAGAGACACCTGAAGAAAAATTCAGGACAGAAATAGAACTAAAACCAGAAGAAGAGGCCCCTGAAGAAATATTCAAAGAATCAGtagaaattgaaaagaaaccagACTTTGAAGAGGTACAACTAGATATCACTGTTGATAAAACAATAACCGAAACTGTGACTAAGGTtacagaaactacaactgaaactGTAGAAGAGGTTGAAATTGTTGGACCTGAGGAAGAGGTCATTGTCACTGAGAGAGAAACACTTGAAATCAGTGAGAAACCAGAAGAAACAGAAGAAGTTATTGTTGAACAACCCGAAGACAAACCAATCGAAAAGGTTGATGAGACACAAGAAGAACAATTCAAGACAGAGATAGAACTAAAACCAGAAGAAGAGGCCCCTGAAGAAATATTCAAGGAATCaatagaaattgaaaagaaaccagACTTTGAAGAGGTACAACTAGATATCACTGTTGATAAAACAATAACCGAAACTGTGACAAAGGTtacagaaactacaactgaaactGTAGAAGAGGTTGAAATTGTTGGACCTGAGGAAGAGGTCATTGTCACTGAGAGAGAAACACTTGAAATCAGTGAGAAACCAGAGGAAACAGAAGAAGTTATTGTTGAACAACCCGAAGACAAACCAATCAAAAAGGTTGAAGAGACACCTGAAGAAAAATTCAGGACAGAAATAGAACTGAAACCAGAAGAAGAGGCCCCTGAAGAAATATTCAAGGAATCaatagaaattgaaaagaaaccagACTTTGAAGAGGTACAACTAGATATCACTGTTGATAAAACAATAACCGAAACTGTGACAAAGGTtacagaaactacaactgaaactGTAGAAGAGGTTGAAATTGTTGGACCTGAGGAAGAGGTCATTGTCACTAAGAGAGAAACACTTGAAATCAGTGAGAAACCAGAAGAAACAGAAGAAGTTATTGTTGAACAACCCAAAGACAAACCAATCGAAAAGGTTGAAGAGACACCTGAAGAAAAATTCAGGACAGAAATAGAACTAAAACCAGAAGAAGAGGCCCCTGAAGAAATATTCAAAGAATCaatagaaattgaaaagaaaccagACTTTGAAGAGGTACAACTAGATATCACTGTTGATAAAACAATAACCGAAACTGTGACAAAGGTtacagaaactacaactgaaactGTAGAAGAGGTTGAAATTGTTGGACCTGAGGAAGAGGTCATTGTCACTGAGAGAGAAACACTTGAAATCAGTGAGAAACCAGAAGAAACAGAAGAAGTTATTGTTGAACAACCCGAAGACAAACCAATTGAAAAGGTTGAAGAGACACCTGAAGAAAAATTCAGGACAGAAATAGAACTAAAACCAGAAGAAGAGGCCCCTGAGGAAATATTCAAGGAATCaatagaaattgaaaagaaaccagACTTTGAAGAGGTACAACTAGATATCACTGTTGATAAAACAATAACCGAAACTGTGACAAAGGTtacagaaactacaactgaaactGTAGAAGAGGTTGAAATTGTTGGACCTGAGGAAGAGGTCATTGTCACTGAGAGAGAAACACTTGAAATCAGTGAGAAACCAGAAGAAACAGAAGAAGTCATTGTTGAACAACCCAAAGACAAACCGATCGAAAAGGTTGAAGAGACACCAGAAGATCAATTCAGGACAGAAATAGAACTAAAACCAGAAGAAGAGGCCCCTGAAGAAATATTCAAGGAATCAATAGAAATTGAAAAGATACCAGACTTTGAAGAGGTACAACTAGATATCACTGTTGATAAAACAATAACCGAAACTGTGACAAAGGTtacagaaactacaactgaaactGTAGAAGAGGTTGAAATTGTTGGACCTGAGGAAGAGGTCATTGTCACTGAGAAAGAAACACTTGAAATCAGTGAGAAACCAGAGGAAACAGAAGAAGTTATTGTTGAACAACCCGAAGACAAACCAATCGAAAAGGTTGAAGAGACACCTGAAGAAAAATTCAGGACAGAAATAGAACTAAAACCAGAAGAAGAGGCCCCTGAAGAAATATTCAAAGAATCaatagaaattgaaaagaaaccagACTTTGAAGAGGTACAACTAGATATCACTGTTGATAAAACAATAACCGAAACTGTGACAAAGGTtacagaaactacaactgaaactGTAGAAGAGGTTGAAATTGTTGGACCTGAGGAAGAGGTCATTGTCACTGAGAAAGAAACACTTGAAATCAGTGAGAAACCAGAAGAAACAGAAGAAGTTATTGTTGAACAACCCGAAGACAAACCAATCGAAAAGGTTGAAGAGACACCTGAAGAAACATTCAGGACAGAAATAGAACTGAAACCAGAAGAAGAGGCCCCTGATGAAATATTCAAAGAATCACtagaaattgaaaagaaaccagACTTTGAAGAGGTACAACTAGATATCACTGTTGATAAAACAATAACCGAAACTGTGACAAAGGTtacagaaactacaactgaaactGTAGAAGAGGTTGAAATTGTTGGACCTGAGGAAGAGGTCATTGTCACTGAGAGAGAAACACTTGAAATCAGTGAGAAACCAGAAGAAACAGAAGAAGTTATTGTTGAACAACCCGAAGACAAACCAATCGAAAAGGTTGAAGAGACACCTGAAGAAACATACAGGACAGAAATTGAACTAAAACCAGAAGAAGAGACCCCTGAAGAAATATTCAAGGAATCAATAGAAGTTGAAAAGAAACCAGACTTTGAAGAGGTACAACTAGATATCACTGTTGATAAAACAATAACCGAAACTGTGACAAAGGTTACAGAAACTACAGCTGAAACTGTAGAAGAAGTTGAAATTGTTGGACCTGAGGAAGAAGTCATTGTCACTGAGAGTGAAACACTTGACATCAGTGAGAAACCAGAAGAAACAGAAGAAGTTATTGTTGATCAACCCGAAGAAAAACCTTTTGAGAAGGAAACTGAAATAATGGCTCCTTCTGAAGAGATAATTATAATGGAAAGAGAAACAATAACAAAGAAAAGAGTGAGTAAAACTGAGATAAAACAAGATGAACTTGTTAAACCTGAGAGTGAGTTGACTGTCACTGACAGTGAAACACTTGAAATCAGTGAGAAACCAAAAGAAGCAATTGTTGAACAACCAGAAGAAAAACCAATTGAGAAAGTTGAGGAGACAACTGAAGAAAAACCCAAGGAATCAGttgaaattgaaaagaaaccagACATGGATGAGGTAAAACTTGATATCACTGAAGAAGATGAACTTGAATTTGAAGAAGCAGCTGTTTTTGTTGATATAGAAGAAGTTGCAACAGTTTCTGAAGACATGAAGCCTGAATATAACATTGAGGATGAAGAAGATATTCAAGGATCCGTTTCTGACATTGTTGATATTACAGATGATGAACTTGAATCTGAAGGCCCGGATGTTGAAGGTTTTGTGATGGAAGCTCCTGAGGATGACTTCTTCTCAGAGGAAGAAGTCGAGGAGTTAGAGGAAGCAGAAGAAGTTGCAGAAGAAAAAGAGGAAACAATTGTTAAAGATTATGTTGTTGAGTTTCCAGAAGAGGAACTTCCTGAAGAAGATTATGTCATTCTTGATGTGGAAGACGCTAAAGGGGTCATCATAGGGAAAGAAGATGTTGAactttcaacttttgatcttcttGAAGAGACAGAAAAGGTTGAAAAAGTTGACAGTGTAGAAACTGTTTCTAAAGAAAAGTCAGAAATTTCTGAAATCACAATTGACACTGAAAAACCTACAGTTACTGAAATAATTGTTGATACAAAAGAAGAGAAATCAACAGAAGAAGAAACAACCTCAGTATCTGAGACAATTGAGGTCAGTGAAGTTATTCCTGAAGAAAAACCAGAAATCACTGAAATCACAATTGATACTGAAAAACCTACAGTTACTGAAATAACTGTTGATACAAAAGAAGAGAAATCAACAGAAGAAGAAACAACCTCAGTATCTGAGACAATTGAGGTCAGTGAAGTTATTCCTGAAGAAAAACCAGAAATCACTGAAATCACAATCGATACTGAAAAACCTACAGTTACTGAAATAACTGTTGATACAAAAGAAGAGAAATCAACAGAAGAAGAAACAACCTCAGTGATTGAGACAATTGAGGTCGGTGAAATTGTCCCAGAGGAAAAACCAGAAGTCATTGAAATCACAATCGATACTGAAAAACCTACAGTTACTGAAATAACTGTTGATACAAAAGAAGAGAAATCAACAGAAGAAGAAACAACCTCAGTATCTGAGACAATTGAGGTCAGTGAAGTTATTCTTGAAGAAAAACCAGAAATCACTGAAATCACAAATTATACAGAAAAACCATCTGTAACTGAAATAACTGTTGATACAAAAGAAGAGAAATCAACAGAAGAAGAAACAACCTCAGTATCTGAGACAATTGAGGTCAGTGAAGTTATCCCAGAGGAAAAACCAGAAATCTCTGAAATCACAATTGATACAGAAAAACCTACAGTTACTGAAATAACTGTTGATACAAAAGAAGAGAAATCAACAGAAGAAGAAACAATATCAGTATCTGAGACAGTTGAGGTCAGTGAAGTTATCCCGGAAGAAAAACCAGAAATCACTGAAATCACAATTGATACTGAAAAGCCTACAGTTACTGAAATAACTGTTGatacaaaagaagaaaaatcaaCAGAAGATGAAACAATATCAGTATCCGAGACAATTGAGGTCAGTGAAGTTATTCCTGAAGGAAAACCAGAAATCACTGAAATCACAATTGATACAGAAAAACCAACTGTAACTGAAATAAATGTTGATACAAAAGAAGAGAAATCAACAGAAGAAGAAACAACCTCAGTATCTGAGACAATTGAGGTCAGTGAAGTTATTCCTG
Proteins encoded:
- the LOC143059309 gene encoding uncharacterized protein LOC143059309, with the protein product LDITVDKTITETVTKVTETTTETVEEVEIVGPEEEVIVTERETLEISEKPEETEEVIVEQPEDKPIEKVDETQEEQFRTEIELKPEEEAPEEIFKESIEIEKKPDFEEVQLDITVDKTITETVTKVTETTTETVEEVEIVGPEEEVIVTERETLEISEKPEETEEVIVEQPEDKPIEKVEETPEEKFRTEIELKPEEEAPEEIFKESIEIEKKPDFEEVQLDITVDKTITETVTKVTETTTETVEEVEIVGPEEEVIVTERETLEISEKPEETEEVIVEQPEDKPIEKVDETQEEQFRTEIELKPEEEAPEEIFKESIEIEKKPDFEEVQLDITVDKTITETVTKVTETTTETVEEVEIVGPEEEVIVTERETLEISEKPEETEEVIVEQPEDKPIEKVEETPEEKFRTEIELKPEEEAPEEIFKESIEIEKKPDFEEVQLDITVDKTITETVTKVTETTTETVEEVEIVGPEEEVIVTERETLEISEKPEETEEVIVEQPEDKPIEKVEETPEEKFRTEIELKPEEEAPEEIFKESIEIEKKPDFEEVQLDITVDKTITETVTKVTETTTETVEEVEIVGPEEEVIVTERETLEISEKPEETEEVIVEQPEDKPIEKVDETQEEQFKTEIELKPEEEAPEEIFKESIEIEKKPDFEEVQLDITVDKTITETVTKVTETTTETVEEVEIVGPEEEVIVTERETLEISEKPEETEEVIVEQPEDKPIKKVEETPEEKFRTEIELKPEEEAPEEIFKESIEIEKKPDFEEVQLDITVDKTITETVTKVTETTTETVEEVEIVGPEEEVIVTERETLEISEKPEETEEVIVEQPKDKPIEKVEETPEEKFRTEIELKPEEEAPEEIFKESIEIEKKPDFEEVQLDITVDKTITETVTKVTETTTETVEEVEIVGPEEEVIVTERETLEISEKPEETEEVIVEQPEDKPIEKVEETPEEKFRTEIELKPEEEAPEEIFKESIEIEKKPDFEEVQLDITVDKTITETVTKVTETTTETVEEVEIVGPEEEVIVTERETLEISEKPEETEEVIVEQPEDKPIEKVEETPEEKFRTEIELKPEEEAPEEIFKESIEIEKKPDFEEVQLDITVDKTITETVTKVTETTTETVEEVEIVGPEEEVIVTERETLEISEKPEETEEVIVEQPEDKPIKKVEETPEEKFRTEIELKPEEEAPEEIFKESIEIEKKPDFEEVQLDITVDKTITETVTKVTETTTETVEEVEIVGPEEEVIVTERETLEISEKPEETEEVIVEQPEDKPIEKVEETPEEKFRTEIELKPEEEAPEEIFKESVEIEKKPDFEEVQLDITVDKTITETVTKVTETTTETVEEVEIVGPEEEVIVTERETLEISEKPEETEEVIVEQPEDKPIEKVDETQEEQFKTEIELKPEEEAPEEIFKESIEIEKKPDFEEVQLDITVDKTITETVTKVTETTTETVEEVEIVGPEEEVIVTERETLEISEKPEETEEVIVEQPEDKPIKKVEETPEEKFRTEIELKPEEEAPEEIFKESIEIEKKPDFEEVQLDITVDKTITETVTKVTETTTETVEEVEIVGPEEEVIVTKRETLEISEKPEETEEVIVEQPKDKPIEKVEETPEEKFRTEIELKPEEEAPEEIFKESIEIEKKPDFEEVQLDITVDKTITETVTKVTETTTETVEEVEIVGPEEEVIVTERETLEISEKPEETEEVIVEQPEDKPIEKVEETPEEKFRTEIELKPEEEAPEEIFKESIEIEKKPDFEEVQLDITVDKTITETVTKVTETTTETVEEVEIVGPEEEVIVTERETLEISEKPEETEEVIVEQPKDKPIEKVEETPEDQFRTEIELKPEEEAPEEIFKESIEIEKIPDFEEVQLDITVDKTITETVTKVTETTTETVEEVEIVGPEEEVIVTEKETLEISEKPEETEEVIVEQPEDKPIEKVEETPEEKFRTEIELKPEEEAPEEIFKESIEIEKKPDFEEVQLDITVDKTITETVTKVTETTTETVEEVEIVGPEEEVIVTEKETLEISEKPEETEEVIVEQPEDKPIEKVEETPEETFRTEIELKPEEEAPDEIFKESLEIEKKPDFEEVQLDITVDKTITETVTKVTETTTETVEEVEIVGPEEEVIVTERETLEISEKPEETEEVIVEQPEDKPIEKVEETPEETYRTEIELKPEEETPEEIFKESIEVEKKPDFEEVQLDITVDKTITETVTKVTETTAETVEEVEIVGPEEEVIVTESETLDISEKPEETEEVIVDQPEEKPFEKETEIMAPSEEIIIMERETITKKRVSKTEIKQDELVKPESELTVTDSETLEISEKPKEAIVEQPEEKPIEKVEETTEEKPKESVEIEKKPDMDEKKLQQFLKT
- the LOC143059310 gene encoding uncharacterized protein LOC143059310 encodes the protein MNFKRITSLTSIVSDIEVVSSSVDFSSFVSTVISVTVGFSVSIVISEISRFSSGITSLTSIVSDTEVVSSSVDFSSFVSTVISVTVGFSVSIVISVTSGFSSGITSLTSIVSDTEVVSSSVDFSSFVSTFISVTVGFSVSIVISVISGFPSGITSLTSIVSDTDIVSSSVDFSSFVSTVISVTVGFSVSIVISVISGFSSGITSLTSTVSDTDIVSSSVDFSSFVSTVISVTVGFSVSIVISEISGFSSGITSLTSIVSDTEVVSSSVDFSSFVSTVISVTDGFSKSSSGASITKPSTSGPSDSSSSSVISTMSETDP